CACAGCAGTCCTCGGAGACGACCTCTTCGCCGCCATCACGGACCTGAAAGCCAGCGGCGACGGCGAACTGCAAGTACACGGAAGCAGCCGTCTCATCCAGTGGCTCCTCGAGAAGGACCTCGTCGACGAAATGGAACTCATCATCATCCCCGTGGTCCTGGGGCAGGGAGCCCGACTCTTCGCAGACCCAGGTCGAGACATCGCGATGAAGCTGGTCGACTCGCGTTCCGATTCGAAGGGAGTGATGATCCAGACGTATCGGCCCACTGGCCGCCCTGACTACGCAACCTTCTGATGCCGTCCGATCGACGTACACGGCGTGAAGCTGATCCGCGTCCGGGACGGCAGGATCGTCGAGGCGCGCGGCCACGTGAAGGCCTGAGGAAGCCCGCCGTGAAGCGTGACCCCACTCCGCCCCACCTGCACATCCGGGGATCGCTCCGTGTCGGATATGCCTGAGAGGCTGTAGACATGGCGGTCATCGACGACGTTCACGCGCTGGGCGCAGAGTTGGAGCGCTCCTACCATGCCTACGTGCGCGGGCGATTGAAGTTCCGCGTCGGTCGGATGGTCTACGTCGCGTTCTCACTCGACGAGAAAGTGATGGGGTTCGCTTTCCCGAAGGAGGAGCGGGCAGCACTCGTCGGGGGGAACGCGCGCAAGTTCCAGATGCCCTCGGACTCGGATCTGCGCTTCAACTGGGTCCACGCCGATCTCGCAGTCCTCGAGCCGGCCGAGGCCCGCGAGCTCGTCGTCGATGCTTGGCGCATGGTCGTCCCGGCGAAGATCTCGCGCGCCTACGACCTCGCGCATCCCGCTGGCCCGCAATGACATTGACGCGCGACCTGAGTGGGAGCGCTGACACAAACCGAAGGAGAGGATCTTCAGATGCAGTACCTCGTTTCCGTGATCGACGACATGAGCACTCCCGGCAGTTCGGACAAGCGGCCGGGGATCAG
The sequence above is a segment of the Agromyces hippuratus genome. Coding sequences within it:
- a CDS encoding MmcQ/YjbR family DNA-binding protein, with translation MAVIDDVHALGAELERSYHAYVRGRLKFRVGRMVYVAFSLDEKVMGFAFPKEERAALVGGNARKFQMPSDSDLRFNWVHADLAVLEPAEARELVVDAWRMVVPAKISRAYDLAHPAGPQ